A single genomic interval of Pomacea canaliculata isolate SZHN2017 linkage group LG5, ASM307304v1, whole genome shotgun sequence harbors:
- the LOC112563539 gene encoding heparan-alpha-glucosaminide N-acetyltransferase-like isoform X2 has product MAFSEDICSFTIKFREHGDYWLFMDYSTAMQQESCVLLLANDPMPSEMPILYTALGLLGLAAFCSFSIKLYSCFNSRFFHKGADISNPRDLTDSTNTIVSTSIAETNVDKQNEGNANIENGGIAPSATSPTKKKARLRSLDTFRGISLVVMIFVNYGGGGYWFFEHPPWDGLTVADLVFPWFIFIMGTSMTFSFRGMYRRQMTSQEILTKVLVRAIKLFALGIILNSAWGPVDLQKLRIPGVLQRFALTYLVISVVYFFFYRKQDSHQDRKWAFIRDVVLYLPEWIIHLLFLALFLALTYALPVPGCPTGYTGPGGLSEDSRYENCTGGAAGYIDVMVLGKHHIYQYPTPSELYQTKMPYDPEGILGTLTSIFLCQLGVQSGRILSIFQEHRSRIIRWLIWGAVAGAIAAILCKGSQYDGWIPLNKNLWSVSFILTMACFAFFLLAVLYVIIDVLDWWGGQPFIYPGMNSIVIYFCHDIFWRVLPINWDLEPLHWKLLLQDVWGATFWILVAYILYRKHIFVAL; this is encoded by the exons ATGGCTTTTTCTGAGGACATCTGCAG CTTCACCATAAAGTTCCGCGAGCATGGTGATTACTGGCTGTTCATGGACTACTCCACGGCCATGCAGCAGGAGAGCTGTGTCCTCTTGTTGGCTAACGACCCCATGCCCTCCGAGATGC CAATACTGTACACAGCCCTCGGTCTACTGGGTCTAGCAGCATTTTGTTCCTTCTCCATCAAACTCTACAG CTGCTTCAACTCCCGTTTTTTTCACAAAGGAGCGGATATATCTAACCCACGTGATCTGACCGACAGCACTAACACCATCGTCAGTACCAGCATCGCCGAGACG AACGTGGATAAACAGAATGAGGGTAACGCCAACATTGAGAACGGGGGCATCGCGCCGTCTGCTACCTCCCCCACCAAGAAGAAGGCGCGGCTACGGTCACTGGACACATTTAGAGG aatCAGTCTGGTGGTTATGATTTTCGTCAACTACGGAGGAGGAGGCTATTGGTTCTTTGAGCACCCTCCCTGGGATGGTCTCACAGTGGCAGACCTGGTATTTCCATG GTTCATCTTCATCATGGGCACATCCATGACCTTTTCGTTCCGCGGTATGTACCGGCGCCAAATGACGTCACAAGAGATCTTGACCAAGGTGCTGGTGCGCGCCATCAAGCTCTTCGCCCTGGGCATCATCCTCAACTCTGCCTGGGGGC CCGTGGACCTGCAGAAGCTGCGAATACCGGGCGTCCTGCAGCGTTTTGCCCTCACCTACCTCGTCATCTCTGtcgtctacttttttttctatcgcAAACAAGACTCTCACCAG GACCGGAAGTGGGCTTTTATTCGTGACGTGGTGTTGTACCTGCCTGAGTGGATCATTCATCTGCTGTTTCTCGCTTTGTTCTTGGCTCTCACTTACGCTTTACCTGTTCCTGGCTGCCCAAC AGGCTACACTGGACCCGGAGGGCTGAGTGAGGACAGTCGCTATGAGAACTGCACGGGAGGAGCTGCAGGCTATATCGACGTCATGGTGCTGGGCAAACATCACATCTACCAGTACCCAACCCCTAGT GAGCTCTACCAAACTAAAATGCCCTACGATCCGGAAGGAATTCTGGGCACACTAACATCAATCTTTCTGTGCCAGCTAGGTGTTCAG AGTGGCCGAATCTTGAGCATCTTTCAAGAACATCGCAGTCGCATTATACGGTGGCTGATATGGGGAGCTGTTGCG GGTGCCATTGCCGCCATCCTCTGTAAAGGCAGCCAGTACGATGGATGGATTCCGCTGAACAAAAATCTTTG GTCCGTGTCCTTCATTTTGACCATGGCTTGCTTCGCATTTTTCCTTCTTGCTGTCCTCTACGTTATCATCGACGTGCTGGACTGGTGGGGTGGTCAACCTTTCATCTATCCCG GCATGAACAGCATCGTGATCTACTTCTGCCACGACATCTTCTGGAGGGTCCTGCCCATCAACTGGGATTTGGAGCCTTTGCACTGGAAACTCCTGCTTCAAGACGTCTGGGGAGCCACCTTCTGGATCTTAGTCGCCTACATTTTGTAccgcaaacacatttttgttgccCTGTAA